The Anopheles merus strain MAF chromosome 2L, AmerM5.1, whole genome shotgun sequence genome has a segment encoding these proteins:
- the LOC121592086 gene encoding intraflagellar transport protein 20 homolog — protein MGEEFGKSGLYIDDLYTLRVIDPEVANETNELKDECERFTEKLTDFRRIIDQFANIVEVFAAEVDQEKMRAVGVQNMLKTFSKQRESEQQQIQSEIIEKMVELDKLKIEYQYLQRIESEQQEMIDNFYQNQ, from the exons ATGGGTGAAGAGTTTGGCAAATCCGGCCTGTACATTGACGATCTGTACACGCTGCGCGTGATCGATCCGGAGGTagcgaacgaaacgaacgagCTGAAGGATGAGTGTGAACGGTTCACCGAGA AGCTGACCGATTTTCGCCGGATCATCGATCAGTTTGCCAACATTGTCGAGGTGTTTGCGGCGGAAGTCGACCAGGAGAAGATGCGTGCGGTGGGCGTGCAGAACATGCTGAAAACGTTCTCCAAGCAGCGTGAATCGGAACAGCAGCAGATACAG AGCGAAATAATCGAGAAAATGGTCGAGCTGGACAAGCTGAAGATCGAGTACCAGTATCTGCAGCGGATCGAGTCGGAGCAGCAGGAAATGATCGACAATTTCTACCAGAACCAATGA
- the LOC121592085 gene encoding BTB/POZ domain-containing adapter for CUL3-mediated RhoA degradation protein 3 encodes MSGDQKTLIKGNPSQYVKLNIGGCLHYTTIGTLCKQDTMLRAMFSGRLEVLTDSEGWILIDRCGTHFGTILNFLRDGSVALPETTKGIAELLAESKYYCIEELIEACEKVLAKKERESEPICRVPLITSQKEEQYLISTATKPVVKLLINRHNNKYSYTNTSDDNLLKNIELFDKLSLRFSGRVFFIKDVIGSSEICCWSFYGNGKKVAEVCCTSIVYATDKKHTKVEFPEARIFEETLNILLYENKNAPDQELMQATSLRGAVGGISSYTSDEEEERTGLARLRSNKQNNPT; translated from the exons ATGTCGGGTGATCAGAAAACCCTCATCAAGGGCAATCCGTCCCAGTACGTGAAGCTGAACATTGGCGGCTGCCTGCACTACACCACGATCGGGACGCTCTGCAAGCAGGACACGATGCTGCGTGCCATGTTCAGTGGGCGGCTGGAGGTGCTCACCGACTCGGAAG GTTGGATTCTGATCGATCGCTGCGGTACACACTTTGGCACGATACTGAACTTCCTGCGGGACGGTAGCGTGGCGCTGCCGGAAACGACCAAAGGCATCGCGGAGCTGCTGGCCGAATCGAAGTACTACTGCATCGAGGAGCTGATCGAGGCGTGCGAGAAGGTGCTGGCGAAGAAGGAGCGCGAATCGGAACCGATCTGCCGGGTGCCGCTGATTACGTCGCAAAAGGAGGAACAGTATCTGATCAGCACGGCCACCAAGCCGGTAGTGAAGCTGCTGATCAACCGGCACAACAACAAGTACTCGTACACGAACACGTCCGACGACAATCTGCTGAAGAACATTGAGCTGTTCGATAAGCTTTCGTTGCGCTTCAGTGGGCGCGTGTTCTTCATCAAGGATGTGATCGGTTCGAGCGAGATCTGCTGCTGGTCGTTCTACGGCAACGGCAAGAAGGTGGCGGAAGTGTGCTGCACCTCGATCGTGTACGCCACGGACAAGAAGCACACGAAGGTGGAGTTCCCGGAGGCGAGGATCTTCGAGGAAACGCTTAACATACTGCTGTACGAGAACAAGAACGCCCCGGACCAGGAGCTGATGCAGGCGACGTCGCTGCGCGGTGCGGTCGGCGGCATCAGCTCGTACACAagcgacgaggaggaggagcggaCCGGGCTGGCCAGGTTACGGTCGAACAAGCAGAACAATCCTACATGA
- the LOC121592084 gene encoding protein phosphatase 1G, whose amino-acid sequence MGAYLSEPLTTKDSSDESNEYLASGSSSMQGWRISQEDAHNCILNFDDQCSFFAVYDGHGGAEVAQYCSLHLPTFLKTVEAYGRKEFEKALKEAFLGFDATLLQEKVIEELKVLSDKTNGEDEADEEVEEEEEDDNVEDLCKEAVMPLNEVLQKYRKDTKPGEAKIQRVAAIKEGSCSKPVSPYLKGKRRAAAAGNDAGAGGSSEKRPVKMEGGSSGDSAGSDAEADPVDKKQQPQPKQQKEEKEEEETVPGAADSTVSSSSNKAVERVKEATPQPEPSSSSSSSSSAGKVSPGKSDPVADGGEVAAAGSKKAEQSDEISDTAGNVAAGKSTDAAEPGKDNCAPDSSSSDGSKASKLNGDVGKVGSSGAVSSSSSSGSAGPENGSCDSGSGGSGAGVAAAPSASPAAKVHSSSAKPSPKNGPPPADVSMSMDDTDDDDDDDESDSDEEFPHAEEPADDTSSTDEGEEDAYGEEGSAEEEEEEPDEYADMGEYINEEDAAFMKTITDEPGKDSGCTAVVALLHGKDLYVANAGDSRCVVCRNGKALEMSYDHKPEDTVEYQRIEKAGGRVTLDGRVNGGLNLSRAIGDHGYKMNKSLPAEEQMISALPDIEKITVGPEDEFMVLACDGIWNFMTSEQVVQFVQERINKPGMKLSKICEELFDHCLAPHTRGDGTGCDNMTAIIVQFKPNFTGAGSRKRTASNSVASAVDGTDDADAVSSATKKVKTDGDDASSTTEVTDGSNGVGKEADATEAAAAVASIADDDSTTTTTTSTAAAASSEAASSST is encoded by the exons ATGGGCGCCTACCTTTCCGAACCCCTGACGACGAAGGATTCGAGCGATGAGTCGAACGAGTACTTGGCGTCCGGTTCCAGCTCGATGCAGGGCTGGCGAATCAGCCAGGAG GATGCACACAACTGCATACTAAACTTCGACGACCAGTGCTCGTTCTTCGCGGTGTACGATGGGCACGGTGGGGCGGAGGTGGCCCAGTACTGCAGCCTCCATCTGCCCACCTTTCTCAAGACAGTCGAGGCGTACGGGCGGAAAGAGTTTGAAAAGGCGCTGAAGGAAGCGTTCCTCGGCTTCGACGCGACCCTGCTGCAGGAGAAGGTGATCGAGGAGCTGAAGGTACTGTCCGACAAAACGAACGGCGAGGACGAGGCGGAcgaggaggtggaggaggaggaggaggacgacaaTGTGGAGGATCTGTGCAAGGAGGCGGTCATGCCGCTGAACGAGGTGCTGCAGAAGTACCGCAAGGACACGAAGCCCGGCGAAGCGAAAATCCAGCGGGTGGCCGCCATCAAGGAGGGCAGCTGCTCGAAACCGGTCTCGCCGTACCTGAAGGGGAAGaggcgggcggcggcggcgggcaACGATGCCGGAGCCGGTGGGTCGAGCGAGAAGCGGCCGGTTAAGATGGAGGGTGGCAGCAGCGGCGACAGTGCGGGATCCGATGCGGAGGCCGATCCGGTGGACAAAAAGCAGCAACCCCAGCCGAAGCAAcagaaggaggagaaggaggaggaagagacGGTGCCGGGTGCGGCCGATTCCACCGTGAGCAGCTCGAGCAATAAAGCGGTCGAGCGGGTGAAGGAAGCGACACCGCAGCCCGAAccgtcctcgtcgtcctcgtcgtcgtcgtccgctGGCAAAGTTTCGCCGGGCAAGAGTGATCCAGTGGCGGACGGTGGAGAGGTTGCCGCAGCGGGCAGCAAGAAGGCGGAACAGAGCGACGAGATCAGCGATACGGCCGGCAACGTGGCGGCTGGCAAATCGACAGATGCTGCCGAGCCGGGAAAGGACAACTGTGCACCGGACAGCTCGTCGTCGGACGGTAGCAAGGCGAGCAAGCTGAACGGAGACGTTGGTAAAGTGGGCTCCTCGGGGGCCgtctcgtcctcgtcgtcgtccggtTCGGCCGGTCCAGAGAATGGTAGCTGTGACAGTGGCAGTGGTGGAAGTGGTGCTGGTGTTGCAGCCGCCCCCAGTGCATCGCCGGCGGCCAAAGTACACAGCAGCTCGGCCAAACCGTCGCCGAAGAATGGCCCTCCCCCGGCGGACGTGTCGATGAGCATGGACGAtacggacgacgacgatgacgatgatgagaGCGATTCGGACGAGGAGTTCCCGCACGCGGAAGAACCGGCCGACGATACGTCCAGCACGGACGAAGGGGAGGAAGATGCGTACGG GGAGGAAGGTAGCgctgaggaggaggaggaagaaccGGACGAGTATGCCGATATGGGCGAGTACATCAACGAGGAGGATGCCGCGTTCATGAAAACCATCACCGACGAGCCGGGCAAGGACAGTGGCTGTACGGCGGTCGTTGCGCTGCTGCACGGAAAGGATCTTTACGTCGCGAACGCCG gAGACTCCCGGTGCGTCGTTTGCCGGAATGGGAAGGCGCTCGAGATGAGCTACGACCACAAGCCGGAGGACACGGTCGAGTACCAGCGGATAGAGAAGGCGGGCGGTCGCGTCACGCTGGACGGTCGGGTGAATGGAGGGTTGAATCTGTCGCGAGCCATCGGTGACCATGGTTACAAAATG AACAAATCGCTTCCAGCGGAAGAGCAGATGATATCGGCCCTGCCGGACATCGAGAAGATCACGGTCGGGCCGGAGGACGAGTTTATGGTGCTGGCGTGCGACGGCATCTGGAACTTTATGACCAGCGAGCAGGTCGTGCAGTTTGTGCAGGAACGGATCAACAAGCCCGGCATGAAGCTGTCCAAAATTTGCGAAGAG CTCTTCGATCACTGCTTAGCGCCACACACCCGGGGCGATGGTACCGGTTGCGACAACATGACCGCCATCATCGTACAGTTCAAGCCGAACTTTACCGGTGCCGGGTCGCGGAAACGTACCGCCTCGAACTCGGTGGCGAGCGCGGTGGACGGGACCGATGATGCGGATGCCGTCTCGTCCGCCACGAAGAAGGTTAAAACCGACGGCGATGATGCTTCCTCCACCACGGAAGTGACCGACGGCAGCAATGGCGTGGGCAAGGAGGCGGATGCAACGGAAGCGGCCGCCGCAGTTGCTTCGATTGCGGACGAcgacagcaccaccaccacgacgacGTCGACGGCAGCGGCTGCCTCGTCCGAGGCGGCTTCCTCTTCGACGTGA